In Arachis hypogaea cultivar Tifrunner chromosome 17, arahy.Tifrunner.gnm2.J5K5, whole genome shotgun sequence, a single window of DNA contains:
- the LOC112766448 gene encoding nucleotide-sugar uncharacterized transporter 2 isoform X1, protein MGWFDLLWREEGRKLIKRKDSDAGEAGRALEELRASLYNELRTSEGAKRQQQRYCGPVAALSFNFMVAVGIIMANKLVMGKVGFKFPIFLTFVHYITAWVLLAIFKALSVLPVSPPSKTTPFSSLFALGVVMAFASGLANTSLKYNSIGFYQMAKIAVTPTIVLAEFVLFGKTISFKKVLALAVVSVGVAVATVTDLEFNLFGALVAIAWIIPSAINKILWSSLQQQGNWTALALMWKTTPVTVFFLGALMPWIDPPGVLSFQWDVNNSTAILISALLGFLLQWSGALALGATSATTHVVLGQFKTCVILLGGYLIFNSDPGIVSIGGAVVALTGMSVYTTLNLQESKDNTKQLPKQVVTKSVGEGSTDLNVNSTSIVV, encoded by the exons ATGGGGTGGTTTGATTTGCTGTGGAGAGAAGAGGGAAGAAAACTCATCAAAAGAAAAGATAGTGATGCAGGAGAAGCAG GTAGAGCACTGGAAGAGCTCAGAGCTTCTCTCTACAATGAGCTCCGAACCTCCGAAGGAGCGAAGCGCCAACAGCAAAGATACTGTGGACCGGTGGCTGCATTGTCCTTCAACTTCATGGTTGCTGTTGGGATCATCATGGCAAACAAATTG GTGATGGGGAAAGTTGGATTCAAGTTCCCAATATTCCTCACATTTGTTCACTACATCACAGCATGGGTTCTCCTTGCAATTTTCAAGGCATTATCAGTGCTTCCTGTGTCACCTCCATCAAAAACAACTCCATTCTCTTCTCTATTTGCATTAGGTGTTGTAATGGCCTTTGCCTCTGGCCTTGCCAACACTAGCCTCAAGTATAACAG TATTGGTTTCTACCAAATGGCTAAAATTGCTGTCACCCCAACAATTGTTCTTGCTGAGTTTGTACTTTTTGGGAAGacaatttcttttaaaaag GTCTTGGCTTTGGCTGTGGTATCAGTAGGTGTAGCAGTTGCAACTGTAACAGATTTAGAGTTCAATTTATTTGGTGCTCTGGTTGCAATTGCATGGATAATACCAAGTGCCATAAATAAGATTTTATGGTCTAGTCTACAACAGCAAGGAAATTGGACTGCCCTGGC GTTGATGTGGAAGACAACCCCAGTGACAGTTTTCTTCCTAGGGGCATTGATGCCATGGATAGATCCTCCAGGAGTCCTATCCTTTCAGTGGGATGTAAACAACTCAACTGCAATCTTGATATCTGCTCTTCTTGGTTTTCTCTTACAGTGGTCAGGTGCATTGGCATTAGG GGCCACTTCAGCTACCACACATGTTGTGTTAGGACAGTTCAAAACATGTGTGATTCTTCTTGGAGGGTATCTGATATTCAACTCAGATCCTGGGATTGTGAGCATTGGAGGTGCTGTTGTTGCTCTCACTGGAATGTCAGTCTACACAACACTCAACTTGCAAGAATCTAAGGATAACACCAAGCAGCTTCCAAAGCAGGTTGTAACAAAATCTGTTGGTGAAGGCAGCACAGACTTGAATGTAAATAGTACAAGCATTGTTGTCTAA
- the LOC112766448 gene encoding nucleotide-sugar uncharacterized transporter 2 isoform X3, whose translation MQEKQSGRALEELRASLYNELRTSEGAKRQQQRYCGPVAALSFNFMVAVGIIMANKLVMGKVGFKFPIFLTFVHYITAWVLLAIFKALSVLPVSPPSKTTPFSSLFALGVVMAFASGLANTSLKYNSIGFYQMAKIAVTPTIVLAEFVLFGKTISFKKVLALAVVSVGVAVATVTDLEFNLFGALVAIAWIIPSAINKILWSSLQQQGNWTALALMWKTTPVTVFFLGALMPWIDPPGVLSFQWDVNNSTAILISALLGFLLQWSGALALGATSATTHVVLGQFKTCVILLGGYLIFNSDPGIVSIGGAVVALTGMSVYTTLNLQESKDNTKQLPKQVVTKSVGEGSTDLNVNSTSIVV comes from the exons ATGCAGGAGAAGCAG TCAGGTAGAGCACTGGAAGAGCTCAGAGCTTCTCTCTACAATGAGCTCCGAACCTCCGAAGGAGCGAAGCGCCAACAGCAAAGATACTGTGGACCGGTGGCTGCATTGTCCTTCAACTTCATGGTTGCTGTTGGGATCATCATGGCAAACAAATTG GTGATGGGGAAAGTTGGATTCAAGTTCCCAATATTCCTCACATTTGTTCACTACATCACAGCATGGGTTCTCCTTGCAATTTTCAAGGCATTATCAGTGCTTCCTGTGTCACCTCCATCAAAAACAACTCCATTCTCTTCTCTATTTGCATTAGGTGTTGTAATGGCCTTTGCCTCTGGCCTTGCCAACACTAGCCTCAAGTATAACAG TATTGGTTTCTACCAAATGGCTAAAATTGCTGTCACCCCAACAATTGTTCTTGCTGAGTTTGTACTTTTTGGGAAGacaatttcttttaaaaag GTCTTGGCTTTGGCTGTGGTATCAGTAGGTGTAGCAGTTGCAACTGTAACAGATTTAGAGTTCAATTTATTTGGTGCTCTGGTTGCAATTGCATGGATAATACCAAGTGCCATAAATAAGATTTTATGGTCTAGTCTACAACAGCAAGGAAATTGGACTGCCCTGGC GTTGATGTGGAAGACAACCCCAGTGACAGTTTTCTTCCTAGGGGCATTGATGCCATGGATAGATCCTCCAGGAGTCCTATCCTTTCAGTGGGATGTAAACAACTCAACTGCAATCTTGATATCTGCTCTTCTTGGTTTTCTCTTACAGTGGTCAGGTGCATTGGCATTAGG GGCCACTTCAGCTACCACACATGTTGTGTTAGGACAGTTCAAAACATGTGTGATTCTTCTTGGAGGGTATCTGATATTCAACTCAGATCCTGGGATTGTGAGCATTGGAGGTGCTGTTGTTGCTCTCACTGGAATGTCAGTCTACACAACACTCAACTTGCAAGAATCTAAGGATAACACCAAGCAGCTTCCAAAGCAGGTTGTAACAAAATCTGTTGGTGAAGGCAGCACAGACTTGAATGTAAATAGTACAAGCATTGTTGTCTAA
- the LOC112766448 gene encoding nucleotide-sugar uncharacterized transporter 2 isoform X2: MSLHLSFIACKQSGRALEELRASLYNELRTSEGAKRQQQRYCGPVAALSFNFMVAVGIIMANKLVMGKVGFKFPIFLTFVHYITAWVLLAIFKALSVLPVSPPSKTTPFSSLFALGVVMAFASGLANTSLKYNSIGFYQMAKIAVTPTIVLAEFVLFGKTISFKKVLALAVVSVGVAVATVTDLEFNLFGALVAIAWIIPSAINKILWSSLQQQGNWTALALMWKTTPVTVFFLGALMPWIDPPGVLSFQWDVNNSTAILISALLGFLLQWSGALALGATSATTHVVLGQFKTCVILLGGYLIFNSDPGIVSIGGAVVALTGMSVYTTLNLQESKDNTKQLPKQVVTKSVGEGSTDLNVNSTSIVV, translated from the exons ATGTCACTGCACTTAAGTTTCATTGCATGCAAACAA TCAGGTAGAGCACTGGAAGAGCTCAGAGCTTCTCTCTACAATGAGCTCCGAACCTCCGAAGGAGCGAAGCGCCAACAGCAAAGATACTGTGGACCGGTGGCTGCATTGTCCTTCAACTTCATGGTTGCTGTTGGGATCATCATGGCAAACAAATTG GTGATGGGGAAAGTTGGATTCAAGTTCCCAATATTCCTCACATTTGTTCACTACATCACAGCATGGGTTCTCCTTGCAATTTTCAAGGCATTATCAGTGCTTCCTGTGTCACCTCCATCAAAAACAACTCCATTCTCTTCTCTATTTGCATTAGGTGTTGTAATGGCCTTTGCCTCTGGCCTTGCCAACACTAGCCTCAAGTATAACAG TATTGGTTTCTACCAAATGGCTAAAATTGCTGTCACCCCAACAATTGTTCTTGCTGAGTTTGTACTTTTTGGGAAGacaatttcttttaaaaag GTCTTGGCTTTGGCTGTGGTATCAGTAGGTGTAGCAGTTGCAACTGTAACAGATTTAGAGTTCAATTTATTTGGTGCTCTGGTTGCAATTGCATGGATAATACCAAGTGCCATAAATAAGATTTTATGGTCTAGTCTACAACAGCAAGGAAATTGGACTGCCCTGGC GTTGATGTGGAAGACAACCCCAGTGACAGTTTTCTTCCTAGGGGCATTGATGCCATGGATAGATCCTCCAGGAGTCCTATCCTTTCAGTGGGATGTAAACAACTCAACTGCAATCTTGATATCTGCTCTTCTTGGTTTTCTCTTACAGTGGTCAGGTGCATTGGCATTAGG GGCCACTTCAGCTACCACACATGTTGTGTTAGGACAGTTCAAAACATGTGTGATTCTTCTTGGAGGGTATCTGATATTCAACTCAGATCCTGGGATTGTGAGCATTGGAGGTGCTGTTGTTGCTCTCACTGGAATGTCAGTCTACACAACACTCAACTTGCAAGAATCTAAGGATAACACCAAGCAGCTTCCAAAGCAGGTTGTAACAAAATCTGTTGGTGAAGGCAGCACAGACTTGAATGTAAATAGTACAAGCATTGTTGTCTAA
- the LOC112766448 gene encoding nucleotide-sugar uncharacterized transporter 2 isoform X4, which yields MQTSRALEELRASLYNELRTSEGAKRQQQRYCGPVAALSFNFMVAVGIIMANKLVMGKVGFKFPIFLTFVHYITAWVLLAIFKALSVLPVSPPSKTTPFSSLFALGVVMAFASGLANTSLKYNSIGFYQMAKIAVTPTIVLAEFVLFGKTISFKKVLALAVVSVGVAVATVTDLEFNLFGALVAIAWIIPSAINKILWSSLQQQGNWTALALMWKTTPVTVFFLGALMPWIDPPGVLSFQWDVNNSTAILISALLGFLLQWSGALALGATSATTHVVLGQFKTCVILLGGYLIFNSDPGIVSIGGAVVALTGMSVYTTLNLQESKDNTKQLPKQVVTKSVGEGSTDLNVNSTSIVV from the exons ATGCAAACAA GTAGAGCACTGGAAGAGCTCAGAGCTTCTCTCTACAATGAGCTCCGAACCTCCGAAGGAGCGAAGCGCCAACAGCAAAGATACTGTGGACCGGTGGCTGCATTGTCCTTCAACTTCATGGTTGCTGTTGGGATCATCATGGCAAACAAATTG GTGATGGGGAAAGTTGGATTCAAGTTCCCAATATTCCTCACATTTGTTCACTACATCACAGCATGGGTTCTCCTTGCAATTTTCAAGGCATTATCAGTGCTTCCTGTGTCACCTCCATCAAAAACAACTCCATTCTCTTCTCTATTTGCATTAGGTGTTGTAATGGCCTTTGCCTCTGGCCTTGCCAACACTAGCCTCAAGTATAACAG TATTGGTTTCTACCAAATGGCTAAAATTGCTGTCACCCCAACAATTGTTCTTGCTGAGTTTGTACTTTTTGGGAAGacaatttcttttaaaaag GTCTTGGCTTTGGCTGTGGTATCAGTAGGTGTAGCAGTTGCAACTGTAACAGATTTAGAGTTCAATTTATTTGGTGCTCTGGTTGCAATTGCATGGATAATACCAAGTGCCATAAATAAGATTTTATGGTCTAGTCTACAACAGCAAGGAAATTGGACTGCCCTGGC GTTGATGTGGAAGACAACCCCAGTGACAGTTTTCTTCCTAGGGGCATTGATGCCATGGATAGATCCTCCAGGAGTCCTATCCTTTCAGTGGGATGTAAACAACTCAACTGCAATCTTGATATCTGCTCTTCTTGGTTTTCTCTTACAGTGGTCAGGTGCATTGGCATTAGG GGCCACTTCAGCTACCACACATGTTGTGTTAGGACAGTTCAAAACATGTGTGATTCTTCTTGGAGGGTATCTGATATTCAACTCAGATCCTGGGATTGTGAGCATTGGAGGTGCTGTTGTTGCTCTCACTGGAATGTCAGTCTACACAACACTCAACTTGCAAGAATCTAAGGATAACACCAAGCAGCTTCCAAAGCAGGTTGTAACAAAATCTGTTGGTGAAGGCAGCACAGACTTGAATGTAAATAGTACAAGCATTGTTGTCTAA
- the LOC112766447 gene encoding GBF-interacting protein 1-like codes for MSGGGGSSRVPIPNNVRKTIHDIREITGKQHTDDEIYAVLRECSMDPNETAQKLLYLDTFHEVRRRRDRKKEGFGSRTSEDSRSKQGGQGRGLRGASGGYTSNFSDGGGGGRNLAMRRENGINNSAERNHAPSSQPVLQKTKANAASQVTRVPANTTHGAIATNQTNGKSGNGSGGQSLAGSVPTVPKSSSTDNNTGNQENVQPQVAPVAAATSPIQTFNSVTSTEQGKSLSSSGQILTSAAASTGHTSSLDPVLASSSSHNPGVSSSISREVGSPWMSAGTNHVKGNKVILNEASDLPPKNENSVSVNSASKMNAPYSNNVENNRFFEPSQVSTASLNGNLGSSSSSSSQPSLANVSEVPTSDACVQSSAELRQHVTFPNHFQVPKALKSGLTFGSFDTLGPNETSSSGADGDHNPSPALESSLGSDKDAISRDQTASLSQQGDQVDFQHSSPYMIEKTSAPPEGNAVTSTDLKVDHPKQEVLLAPEGHQIPNVQSAQNYYQSIILGNQQVQFEGTEPQSQETSRFTNYVPASSQTVTSPSPTPPLQSPIPVPPQSVSLFRPPYPANFFPYGHYYPPIYLSPIHQFLSHNGFPQQPSAGNMYLPAAAAAAAGIKFPLPQFKAGANTGNSAHIGIPSGSYINPPVGYAPSPAVNAGSSAGNEDISVSQLKENHIYTTAQQSEGSAVWIPAPGQDVSNLQVNSLYNLTPQGQHLTFPAPQASHGAFAGIYPPGQTVVSPSTLLQQSQAVAGPVEAVGPPSGSYHQPQPTQINWNSNF; via the exons ATGAGCGGCGGTGGCGGGTCTTCTAGGGTTCCGATCCCCAACAATGTACGGAAGACCATCCATGACATCAGAGAGATCACCGGAAAACAGCACACCGACGACGAAATCTACGCCGTCCTCCGTGAATGTTCCATGGATCCCAATGAGACCGCTCAGAAGCTTCTCTATTTag ATACTTTTCATGAGGTGAGAAGGAGACGTGACAGAAAGAAGGAG GGTTTTGGGAGTAGAACCTCTGAGGATTCTCGGTCAAAGCAAGGTGGACAAGGGAGGGGGTTAAGGGGTGCTTCCGGGGGTTACACGTCCAATTTTTCTG ATGGCGGTGGCGGTGGGAGGAACCTTGCAATGCGTAGGGAAAATGGAATCAATAACAGTGCAGAGAGAAATCATGCACCCTCATCTCAGCCAGTTTTGCAGAAAACAAAAGCTAATGCAGCATCTCAAGTCACAAG AGTTCCTGCTAATACAACCCATGGTGCTATCGCTACAAATCAAACCAATGGAAAGTCTGGCAATGGTTCTGGTGGCCAATCTCTTGCAGGGAGTGTTCCAACTGTCCCTAAAAGCAGTTCCACTGATAACAACACCGGCAATCAAGAAAATGTTCAACCCCAAGTTGCTCCTGTTGCTGCAGCTACTTCCCCTATTCAAACCTTTAACTCAGTTACCAGCACTGAGCAAGGAAAGTCACTGTCAAGTTCTGGTCAAATTCTCACTTCTGCTGCTGCATCCACTGGTCATACCTCTTCTTTGGATCCTGTACTTGCATCATCTTCCTCCCATAATCCTGGTGTCAGTAGTTCTATTAGTAGGGAAGTTGGGAGTCCCTGGATGTCTGCTGGAACAAATCATGTCAAAGGGAATAAAGTTATTCTTAATGAAGCTAGTGATTTACCACCCAAAAATGAAAATTccgtgtctgtgaattctgcaagcAAAATGAATGCCCCTTATTCAAACAATGTTGAAAACAATCGGTTCTTTGAGCCATCTCAAGTCTCAACTGCTTCTCTAAATGGAAACTTGGGGTCATCTTCTAGCTCCAGTAGCCAGCCATCTCTGG CTAATGTTTCCGAGGTTCCAACTTCTGATGCTTGTGTGCAATCTTCAGCCGAATTGAGGCAACATGTTACTTTTCCTAATCATTTCCAAGTACCCAAGGCTTTAAAAAGTGGTCTGACATTTGGAAGCTTTGATACCTTGGGTCCAAATGAAACATCTAGCAGTGGAGCTGATGGTGACCATAACCCTTCTCCTGCTCTTGAATCTTCTCTTGGAAGCGACAAAGATGCCATCTCTAG GGACCAAACTGCATCGTTGAGTCAACAAGGGGATCAAGTTGATTTTCAACATTCTTCGCCCtatatgattgaaaagacatCTGCTCCACCAGAAGGCAATGCTGTAACTAGCACTGACTTGAAGGTTGATCATCCAAAGCAGGAGGTATTGTTGGCTCCAGAGGGCCATCAAATTCCCAACGTTCAAAGTGCTCAAAACTATTACCAGTCCATCATTTTAGGGAATCAGCAAGTTCAATTTGAGGGAACTGAACCTCAATCTCAAGAAACATCTCGTTTTACTAACTATGTT CCTGCAAGTTCCCAGACCGTCACTAGCCCTAGCCCAACTCCACCTCTGCAGAGCCCTATTCCTGTACCTCCACAATCAGTTTCCCTTTTCAGGCCACCTTACCCGGCCAACTTCTTTCCATATGGCCACTATTACCCTCCAATTTATCTGTCTCCAATACACCAATTTTTAAGCCATAATGGCTTCCCTCAACAGCCATCAGCTGGCAACATGTATCTACCCgcagctgctgctgctgcagCCGGGATCAAATTCCCTCTCCCTCAATTCAAGGCTGGAGCGAACACAGGAAATTCAGCCCATATTGGAATTCCTTCTGGATCTTATATCAACCCTCCTGTTGGATATGCACCTAGTCCAGCCGTTAATGCAGGAAGCTCAGCTGGAAATGAAGATATTTCTGTGTCTCAATTGAAGGAAAACCATATCTATACAACTGCACAACAG AGTGAAGGATCTGCTGTCTGGATACCTGCTCCAGGCCAAGATGTATCAAATTTGCAAGTTAATTCTCTGTACAACCTCACTCCTCAGGGACAACATCTTACATTCCCCGCGCCTCAGGCCAGCCATGGGGCGTTTGCAGGCATCTATCCTCCGGGGCAGACGGTAGTTTCGCCTTCAACACTTTTGCAACAGTCTCAGGCTGTGGCTGGGCCTGTCGAAGCTGTAGGACCCCCTTCAGGCTCTTACCATCAGCCTCAGCCTACACAGATCAATTGGAATTCTAATTTTTAg
- the LOC112765036 gene encoding ER membrane protein complex subunit 8/9 homolog, producing the protein MGSSSGDLRYELSQNAYIKLVLHSLNHPTSSVNGVLIGRISPSNDAVLIDDAVPLFHSHLGLLPQLEISLMLIEEYFSAKGLNIVGYFHANERSDDYELGGVAKNIGDHICRYFPQAAILLLDNKKLEALKKSKDRSAVTQLYVRDASKNWKLVQSEGNSRFSLREPSANLILLDYISTEKWKGIVDFDDHLDDISKDWLNPGLFN; encoded by the exons ATGGGTAGCAGCAGCGGCGATCTGAGGTACGAGCTGTCACAGAACGCATACATAAAGCTCGTTCTTCACTCACTCAATCACCCTACTTCCTCCGTCAACGGTGTCCTCATCGGCCGCATCTCCCCTTCAAACGACGCCGTTCTCATCGACGATGCCGTCCCTCTCTTCCACTCTCACCTCGGTCTCCTCCCTCAATTGGAGATCTCTCTCATGCtc ATAGAGGAGTATTTCTCTGCTAAAGGGTTGAACATAGTTGGCTATTTTCATGCAAATGAGAGGTCTGATGACTATGAGCTTGGTGGTGTTGCTAAGAATATTGGCGATCATATATGCCGCTACTTTCCTCAAGCCGCCATTCTCTTG TTAGATAACAAGAAGCTTGAAGCTTTGAAAAAGAGCAAGGATCGTAGCGCTGTAACGCAG CTTTATGTTAGGGATGCATCTAAGAACTGGAAGTTGGTTCAGTCGGAAGGGAACAGTCGATTCTCTCTCAGAGAGCCATCAGCAAATCTGATCTTGTTGGACTATATTTCAACCGAGAAATGGAAGGGTATTGTAGATTTCGATGATCATCTTGATGATATAAGCAA ggaTTGGCTAAATCCAGGGCTCTTCAATTGA
- the LOC112765035 gene encoding oligopeptide transporter 5, protein MDWVVNENEEKLQSKIRVNGENEEVDDSPIEQVRLTVPISDDPNEAALTFRTWLLGIISCVVLSFLNQFFGYRTNPLTLTSVSVQIVTLPVGKFLAATLPTKQISVPLTKWSFTLNPGPFTMKEHVLITLFASAGSSGVYAINIITIVKAFYHRGIHPLAAFMLSMSTQMLGYGWAGIFRSILVDSPYMWWPTNLVQVSLFRTLHEKEKRPKGGLTRMQFFLIVFGASFAYYVIPGYLFQSLQAISIVCLIWKKSITAQQIGSGYYGLGIGSFALDWNTVAGFFGSPLAYPSFAIINILVGFVIFVYILVPLFYWNNIKDAKKFPLISSHTFDSSGKKYNVTRILNAKSFDIDMEGYNSYSKIYLSAIFALDYGLSFATLTATISHVLLFHGKTIYRMTRSTTEALKGKLGDVHTRIMKKNYEQVPEWWFISILILMTVVALISCEGFGKQLQLPWWGVLMSLGIGLSFTLPIGIIQATTNQQVGLNVITELIIGYLYPGKPLANVTFKTYGYISMSQALGFLNDFKLGHYMKIPPKSMFIVQLVGTLVASVVYFGTAWWLLTSIDNICDTSKLPESSPWTCPGDDVFYNASIIWGIVGPGRMFTKKGIYPELNWFFLIGLLAPVPGWFLSRKFPQHKWIGLIHIPLIMQGASSIPPARSVNYITWGIVGIFFNIYVYKKFKVWWARHTYILSAALDAGVAFMAVALYFALQNYDIFGPDWWGADGTDHCQLAKCPTAPGVVAAGCPVL, encoded by the exons ATGGATTGGGTGGTCAATGAGAATGAAGAGAAGCTTCAATCCAAAATCAGAGTAAATG gagaGAATGAGGAAGTAGATGATTCTCCAATTGAACAAGTGAGGCTAACAGTGCCAATAAGTGATGATCCAAATGAAGCAGCACTAACATTTAGGACATGGCTTCTTGGGATCATATCATGTGTGGTTCTTTCATTTCTGAACCAATTCTTTGGTTACAGAACCAACCCTCTTACACTTACATCTGTGTCAGTCCAAATTGTTACACTCCCAGTTGGTAAATTCTTGGCTGCAACACTTCCCACAAAGCAAATCAGTGTTCCTTTGACCAAATGGTCATTTACCTTGAATCCAGGACCATTCACTATGAAAGAACATGTCCTTATAACATTATTTGCAAGTGCTGGATCCAGTGGTGTCTATGCAATTAACATCATCACTATTGTCAAGGCTTTTTATCATAGAGGCATTCATCCACTTGCTGCTTTTATGTTATCTATGTCAACTCAG ATGCTTGGTTATGGATGGGCTGGAATCTTTAGAAGTATTCTTGTTGACTCTCCCTACATGTGGTGGCCCACAAATCTTGTCCAGGTGTCTCTATTCag GACATTGCATGAGAAAGAAAAAAGGCCTAAAGGAGGATTAACAAGGATGCAATTCTTCTTAATAGTGTTTGGAGCGAGCTTTGCATATTATGTTATTCCAGGCTACCTCTTCCAATCATTGCAAGCTATCTCTATAGTTTGCTTGATATGGAAGAAATCTATCACTGCACAACAAATTGGTTCAGGCTATTATGGCCTTGGCATCGGCTCGTTCGCCCTCGACTGGAACACGGTGGCCGGCTTCTTTGGGAGTCCTTTGGCTTACCCCAGCTTTGCCATCATCAACATATTGGTTGGATTTGTGATCTTTGTGTACATTCTTGTTCCACTCTTCTATTGGAACAACATCAAAGATGCTAAGAAGTTTCCTCTCATTAGTTCTCACACATTTGACTCTTCTGGAAAAAAATACAATGTTACCCGTATTCTAAATGCAAAAAGCTTTGACATTGATATGGAAGGTTACAACAGTTATAGCAAGATTTATCTTAGTGCCATATTTGCACTTGATTATGGCTTGAGCTTTGCAACTCTCACTGCCACTATTTCACATGTTCTACTCTTTCATGGAAA AACGATATACCGGATGACAAGAAGCACAACAGAAGCACTTAAGGGAAAACTTGGAGATGTGCATACAAGAATCATGAAGAAGAACTATGAACAGGTTCCTGAATGGTGGTTTATCTCCATTTTGATTCTAATGACTGTGGTAGCTTTGATATCTTGTGAAGGCTTTGGAAAGCAACTCCAACTGCCATGGTGGGGAGTCTTAATGTCTTTAGGGATTGGACTGTCTTTCACTTTGCCAATTGGAATCATTCAAGCAACAACAAACCAG CAAGTTGGACTCAATGTGATCACAGAGTTAATCATTGGGTACCTTTACCCGGGAAAGCCCCTTGCAAATGTAACATTCAAGACCTATGGCTACATTAGCATGTCTCAagctcttggatttcttaatgaCTTCAAATTAGGCCACTACATGAAGATTCCTCCCAAATCTATGTTCATTGTGCAG CTGGTAGGCACACTGGTGGCTTCCGTCGTGTACTTTGGCACAGCATGGTGGCTTCTTACATCGATCGATAATATATGTGACACATCGAAGTTGCCAGAGAGCAGTCCATGGACATGCCCCGGAGATGATGTGTTCTATAATGCGTCGATCATATGGGGGATCGTAGGGCCAGGAAGAATGTTCACCAAGAAAGGAATCTACCCGGAGCTGAACTGGTTTTTCCTCATTGGTCTCCTTGCGCCGGTTCCAGGGTGGTTCCTTTCTCGAAAGTTCCCACAGCACAAGTGGATTGGACTCATACACATACCACTCATTATGCAAGGCGCCAGCAGCATTCCACCAGCGAGATCTGTGAACTACATCACGTGGGGAATTGTGGGGATCTTCTTCAACATCTATGTTTACAAGAAGTTCAAGGTGTGGTGGGCGCGCCATACTTACATCCTCTCGGCGGCCCTGGATGCCGGAGTTGCTTTCATGGCTGTTGCACTCTATTTTGCACTCCAAAACTATGATATTTTTGGTCCAGATTGGTGGGGTGCTGATGGAACTGATCACTGCCAACTGGCCAAATGCCCCACAGCACCAGGTGTAGTTGCTGCTGGCTGTCCTGTTCTATGA